From the Helianthus annuus cultivar XRQ/B chromosome 17, HanXRQr2.0-SUNRISE, whole genome shotgun sequence genome, the window ATAATGTAAATAAGCGTAATGTTATTGATCATTTGGTGGATACAAGATCCAACCCAATTGGGTGGTACAGAATAATGAGCTGGATCTCATCGCATCTACCTTCCTCTGTAGCTGGCAATGCCCTTGTAATCATACGGGTCCACCCGAAAAGTTCACCCGTATATCCTCTCACATCATTCTGACCCACATTCGTAGACTTCATACTCATCGTCAATCAATCAAATTTGTTATCCACCAGATTCATCCTACTTCAATTTGAAACAATTTGTTTTGTCCTATTACGTTTCCCCAATTCGAATTGGCGGGAAATCGTTGTTATATATGGAAATTGAGTGGTGAGTTTGTAATTTGATTGAGAAAAAGGAGATGGGTGTTTCTGATAATTCGACAGGGTTGATATTAGCTGTGTTGTCTAGTGGATTTATTGGAACGAGTTTCATATTGAAGAAGAAAGGGCTTAAGCGTGCTGCTGCTGCCACTGGTTTCAGTGCAGGTATGTGTATGTGTGGTTTGATCTTCTAGTTTTGGGCTCATAGTTGCTATTTCTTCATATTGTGAGTTTTATTTTGTGGGTTTGCTTTGTGGATGTGAAATTTGATGGCTTTATGTTTAGTTTAAGGTTTATAATTTTGTATAGAAGGCCTTTTGTTGTGGATTATGTTTGTTTTCTAAAGGAAAAAACTAGATGATTAAAATCAGTTTTGCCCCAAATTTGCAAATCTAAGTTTCATGAGGTGATGTAGTGGTGGTCACTCTATTAGaagtaggggtgtgaatttctgacacgattCGAAAACACCACACGAatctaacacgaaattcgcgggtttaggtTTATTCTAAACGGGTTCGtatcagtttcaggttgaacccaccaacccgtttaggttaacgggtcgggttcgggtcaacccggttaggttggcgggttgacccgtttagcACATTTATGTTGTATTAATTTTTTTACAGTATATTTTATGCATAATTTAAATAGAGTGTGTATTTTATGTCATAATTAtaaacttaaaaagagaaattaacatgagattttataatttaaatattattgaGTTATATACATTAGTGTTTCTAAgtgaattttaattttaatatattagtttcataaaaaaagttaaaaagttcaggttgaacgggtcgtgttcaggTCAACCCACAaaacttcgggtcgtgttcgagttaatatgtatgatacgattttcgggttcgggttcgggtcgtgTTGAACCgtaaacacgacccgtttagcacccctaattAGAAGTGTTGGAATTCATGGAGTCTACCCGTTTAGCACTCCTTTTTTTTGCTGGGTAATGAATGCTAACAAAAAACACATGGAGTCTACCATTCAGATTTCCAATTTATAAAGGTGAAAATTTCGGGCTGAAAATTGATAAGATGCCataagtaaatatatatttttcgcGTCTTGGCGCAAGGTGACCTAGAGCGCATAGGCTTGCGCTTCATAGTACAAAAAGCGAGGAGTGAAAACAAGCGCACTTGAGGCACAAAAAGCGCAAAGAAAATCAACATAGGCAGGTGCACCTTTTGTAAGAGGGAAGGTTTTGTGCATCAAGATGTTGTGCATATAGCTCTTTATGTTGTACAtatatgttatttatttattaaacctTATATACGTCTAAAGTTTGGGTATTAATGCTAGAAACCAATGAGAATTAATAAAAAGAAATTATACAAATAAATTCCGCCATGGTTTTTGACCCTATCGCCTCGGTGCACCTCATGCTTTTTGGAACCAAGCCCAGCACAAGGTGCGCTTTACCTGATCAGGTTATTGGTGGCGTCCTTTGagtcatagttgtcaatagcgattACTACGGTtcgctatagcgaatagcgtgGCGTATAGGTCCATGCTCGCTATATGGTTAGTAGCGATGGATAGCAGCGTTTATTAAATATAGGTATAAAacagctggattttaggtttttataaatatacatgtaaaatagcgtatataccagggtattttgatataatatacacattttttttttctagtgtatcgctatttataaaatagggCCCAttatttatcgctattcgctatgtagcatataggtaccttgtcgctattcgccattaacaactatgcttTGAGTTTAACTCGGTAATGGGTTCTCACGCTTAAAAAAACTACTATATTATTCAAACATCCCCTAATTAACAAACATGTTGCAATAATAAAGTTGAGGGTCTGTTGTGTAATTCTTCCATAGTTGGGTATGTAATAGTTTAGGGACCGATATGTAAGAATGTTGTTAGTTGGTTGTTTGTTAAATACAGTTGAGTGGGTCACACCGTCTTTAGCTTGGGTTTTTGGGTTTCTGTCTCTAACTCTGAGCTTAACAATATAAAAAGAAAAAGATACGCACCAAATAAATTCTTGTGGTTCTATTACTTGGAtatttcatcatatttttttttttttttgcttggcAATGAATGCTAAAGAAAACAGATTGAGATTTGAGTCTACAGGTTTCCAAGTTATAAAGATGAAAACTTACAATATTTAAAAGTCAATTTCGGATCGAAAATTGATAGGATGCCATAACTACATGTATATTTTttaagagttaactgccattttcgtccccgtggtttgtccaattatgccagttcaggccaaatttcaaatttgtaccattttCGTCCGTGATATTCTTGAAACATGTCAGTTCCATCCAAAAAACTAAGTTTAAACCAAATAATTAGACAaatcacagggacgaaaatggcagttaactcatgctttttttggacggaactggcatgtttcaagaatgtcagggacaaaaatggtacaaatttgaaatttggtctgaagtggcataattggacaaaccacagggacgaaaatggcagttaactcattTTTTAAAGTCTGAATCAGGCTCCGTATCCAACAATGTTCGTCTGTGTCATTTCTATTTGATGTGACATGTTTTAATCTTCTTTATGATTTTAGGACATGGAGGGTATACATACCTACAAGAACCACTTTGGTGGGCAGGCATGATTACAAGTAAGTTGCCAATAACCAAAAATATTACATATAtaatgttttgacccgtttacttgtTAATGGGTTGCCTTTATCTCAATAAGGCCAAACTGAATAAAGTTAGCTAAAGGTGGAATGGGTCAAACTGGTTAAAAGTCACCCGAAGTCTATCTTTTATGCATTAGCAACATTGTTTTCGTAATAAAAATCAATGCAACCTGATTGACAGTTTGACACACTTTAAATCATTATCCGACCCGCCTATCTTGCCACCTTTAAACAAAAGAACTCAATCTCACTGGCACACAAGCATAAACCtgtgttacaaaaaaaaaaataaaaaataataataataataataataataataataataataataataataataataataataaaaagcaAATAATGAGCTGTGTTTAATTTATGTTGGATTTTGATTACACATATAGTGATTGTTGGAGAGGCGGCCAATTTTGTTGCATATGCTTATGCTCCTGCTGTCCTTGTAACCCCACTTGGTGCTTTGAGTATAATCGTTAGGTAATACTTCCAAAtctaaatttacatttttattttatattatgcTTACACTTACGTTTATTAAACACGGTATGAATTACAAAATTTGAACAGTGCTGTTTTGGCGCACTTTTTGTTAAAAGAACGGTTGAAGCAGATGGGTGTTTTGGGATGTGTTTCATGCATAGTTGGTTCAGTAGTTGTTGTGATTCACGCGCCTGCGGAGTCTACGCCAACTTCTGTAGAAGAAATATGGAATCTTGCAGTTGAACCAGGTTGGCTTAATATGATGATCAGGGGTTTAAGGTTGATGATGCTCAGTGTGAGAGAGAAAAAATTAGTTTTTCTTTAGTTTTTAATATatgggtaatttggtcatttcacCCAAACTTAATagaataaatggatggggttaacggaggtggactgtaattgttacgaaagtgaaaccacagggaccgttttcgcaaattttaaactaatggactgaaataatgatttttgacaaaccacagggatgaaaaacgtaattaactctttttttttttttttttttgcgggaTGTTCCAAATATGGCACATTCAAACACTCCATAAAACTAATATAGCCATCTCTAGTTACCAATACTTACTAGTTTATATTTGTCAACAGCATTCCTAATATACGTAGCAGCTACATTGTCACTAGTAGCGGCTCTCGTGATGCATTTTGAGCCTCGCTATGGGCAGTCAAACATATTAGTATACTTGGGGATCTGTTCTCTAATGGGTTCTTTAACGGTAACAATtcataattaattaatttatttttgagtaaattacaaaaattgtcctttatgtatgtcacttattgcaaactatgtcctttatcttcaataattacaaaaaacgttctcgatgtttgcaaacccttacaAATTATAGCCTttaaccctaactcagttaattttatgtggttaaatctgaccaaatggaccccacatgagggtattttggtcattttactcatgtggggtccatttggtcagatttaaccacaaaaattaactgagttagggctaaaggacataacttgcaagggtttgcaaacatcgagtacgttttctgtaattattgaaaacaaaggacacagtttgctataagtgacatacataaagtacgatttttgtaatttactctttatttttttgaaaatgtTGTCTTATGATTCTGAGTGTTCATTTTGTAGGTTGTAAGCATAAAGGCAATTGGCATTGCAATAAAGCTTACTCTAGA encodes:
- the LOC110921156 gene encoding probable magnesium transporter NIPA6 codes for the protein MGVSDNSTGLILAVLSSGFIGTSFILKKKGLKRAAAATGFSAGHGGYTYLQEPLWWAGMITMIVGEAANFVAYAYAPAVLVTPLGALSIIVSAVLAHFLLKERLKQMGVLGCVSCIVGSVVVVIHAPAESTPTSVEEIWNLAVEPAFLIYVAATLSLVAALVMHFEPRYGQSNILVYLGICSLMGSLTVVSIKAIGIAIKLTLEGISQIAYPQTWVFVTVAVLCVITQLNYLNKALDTFNTAIVSPIYYVMFTSLTIVASVIMFKDWKGQSVSDIASEICGFITVLSGTIVLHSTREQEPSPAPGTVTWYDQDPTKAVEEDEHLITVHNSDYFD